The Populus alba chromosome 6, ASM523922v2, whole genome shotgun sequence genomic interval TTGCTACATGTTAAGCCACATCAGACACGTGCAATTTTGAGTTCCTTAATATCGAGTATCTGAATCTGAATGTTTTCAATATTCTTAGATATTCTAAAAAGCTTGGTAATAGGTAAACCTTTCCAATACATAAAACCTTTGAACATGGTCAGATCCACAACACTCATAGCATTTCACAATGACTGATCAGACCCACTCACATAGATACTCTTGCCAAACGAGGACTCAAAACCACAGCAAGGTTCATAAATGCCACTTGTAATGGATTTTTAAATACTCTGATGTGAGGTTAAAATACTCCTTTTTAATCATGTCATTTATTAATATACAATCACGGTTATCTAGTGAAAAATCAACGCCAAAAACAGATTACCATCAAATGCATATTACATACCCCTAACACGCTTATGTCCTCTACTGCATATGAGATGTTTATCAATGTACCAATTACAAAATCGTTGATATACAATCTTAGCCTCTTACCAAAGCATGACCAATGAGAACTCAGAGGAAAGGTCTATATAGCAGCATCAAGTTCCCTGAACTATTATGTCAATGTTTTAACAATGATAGTAAGTGATTTGGCTAAAGTAGGAACTTAAGATTCTTCACAAATGGAACTGCCTTATTCATTATATATAGTCCATGAACTACTGTACAACAGAAAAGctattatcaattttatgcaCAATTGTATGTAATgtgtagaaaaagaaatggtacagcaaaaaaaaatagaatgaaacACTTTATGCCAGCATTACTTTTTCTGAAAAAATGCAaaactacaaaaacataaaCCTGGGAGCACTCATATGATCAATTGCTCTCCTATTTCAAAGCACTAAAAAGAATTAAGCATCCAAGCATATAATGGTAAGTTTCTAGAACTCTAAAAAAGATGAGCGGATATCTAATTCTTCAGAGTTGAATAGTGCTAAGATGCCTGCACCAATTCTATACCCAAACGGAAGAAAAAACCTATATCagacaaagaaagaagagaaaaacgtACTTGATGAGAAACTAGGATAGTTATGTATTGAGGTCAGAACAaacctaaatataaaaattgtgaAGAAGATCATGTATACACCAAGCTTGATCATCCTACGCTTCTTGTCAGTGTTGAGATTTCGGAAAACTTCAGTGACATCAATAAGATGTTGCCGTCTAATAAACCTGCAGTATCGTGGGAGAAAACATACATTTTACACACAAGCATGGAGAGCATATACCAAACACATTTGTAATTAATATGGGTAGGAACCTAACTGGGGacctttcactttctttttgcCGATCATTGTCATTTGTACAACAAGAATCATAATATTTACAAATTTTGACATGactaaacaaatataattgGCTCCACCAAGGAtgatatatcaattttttttcaaatgcacAAGTGGtaacacttcttttttttttgaaagaacaaTATTCCCATTGGTTTCTTTTCTAGCAGTAACACATATCATGTTGCTAGATATCTAATGTGCAAtcagaagaaaaaattgataattcaGATTTTTCAAAGCTGGTAATTAttctttcaggaaaaaaaaaaaaactggagaaAGTAGAATGATACGAAAAcaactcttcttcttttttaccaactaattgaaagaaaataggtTGTTATAATTTTGAGGGAGTCACTATGATGAAATTGGTAGACACACTGCTCTTATAAAGCAGTGCTAGAGCACTTCAGGAGGACACCTTAGAAAAAAGTAGCTGATTCTTTGGACAGGTTGATGATTCTCTGACGGCAAAGGAGCTTTGCTGTTTTctcttgataattaaataggttaaatacAACCATAAAGATTTTGGATAACACACACTGTGATAGTTGGCAAACAGAAAACAATTAATAGTTTTGGAAGAACCAAAATATTTGATCCAAAGAGCCAGATCTAAGATAGGGACATTTACGAGGCAGAATCAGACATGGAGAGCGGGTGCAGGGTACAAGAGGACCATCATTTAATCATCATTACCAAACAATCAACAAACCCCGtgtgaaacaataaaagaaatgtCTTTGGGATAATGGTTTATGTCACGTATCTGGTGATTCAGGACCATGAATTCCTCCTACTTGAACAACACAAAGCAACAATGAAAATATAGTCGTTACAAATAGCATGTTAAAACTTATGGAAACAGGACCTAGCCTTCATTTTACAAGGTTTACTAATTACTAGGAGAAGTTATGAAAAGAAGTTCAAATGCATTGTTAAGGGCAAGATGTTATGCCATAGTTCAAATGGCATTTTCAAGTTACGTCCTGggtataaaaaagattttaaactgTTTACtttgcatcaatatttttggtttagTGCATTTGGTATATGTATTATCTACTTTTAAAATTCACCCGCATATCACAGAGAAGCTGCTGCTTCCATAACACATCCCCTAGCAAAGCAAGAGCACATACCAAATTCTTAGTCAGAACAAAAATGAAGCCGTTTGTTGCGGTTTAACAATGCAAAACAAATGCACGTTGATTGAAACATGGAATTAGATAGCAAGCGAAAAACAAATGCAACGGAAAAAATATCAGCAGCCTGTTAAGGATACTACAGAGAGTATATTGAGAAGTACACTTACAGCACAGCATGATAGCAGGTAAGAGGAACTGCCAACAAAAACAAGATCCAGTGGCCTGTCAAGAGCAAAAGAAGGCTGAGTACAGCTTGCAAAGCAAACTCAGGCAGTATCCACCTGTTGATGTTAGCCGTCGCCACAAACGGATCCATTTGGTCAACCTCCAAGTCCGTTAAGCATAAAAGCTAAAAATctcaaacacacaaaaaataaatataaaaaaaatcaaacaagttcAATAAATAGTACCATTAACatctaaaaaaagtaataaataaataaataatattagagAATACAGaggtatataataataataataattcaaaattcaaattgcGCATAATGTATATGACCTTTAgcatcaataataattaattttagcatGAATTTCTGGCTAGATTAATTATAGCGAGCAAAtagaatgcaaaaaaaaaacaggaaacaAGGTATGAAGTAGAGTTAGGGTTTGTTCAGAAGGATAGGAGAGGAGTATAGTGAATACCGCGTAGAAGACGATGGCGAGGAGGCCGAAGTTGATGAGTAAACAGAGGATCcagaaaatcaaattcaaaatcattttttgctTCCTTCTTTCTTCCGCACTTTTTAGTGAGTGAGTGAGAGAGTGGCAAAGAatccgagagagagagagagcagcgtggggttttggtttgctttttgtTGTGGGggactaaaaaaaaaggggcaagCAGAGGGATGATGAAGGGAGAGTGTAAGGAGAGGGAACTCTGGACAGCGTTTTTCGGTGTTCTAGTCTGGGCTCGATAGTCAATAGTCAGTAGCCAAtacattttatgaaaaatattgtttttaagtgAAGACTTATTATAAttgtgaaagaataaaaaaaattaaaaaaaatcatgaatctaTCATTTCTTGAGCATcaatatggaaaaaaatatattaaagatttaagaagattatataaaaaaaatttccataaaaaaatatattattattgttaaatattaataggtaaattattttaaaaactttgtaTATTAggctaataaataataatttataaaataattaataatataatcacataaaaccctaaacaccttaaaaaaacaatggcatAATTGATAAATggcttaaatattattttaataaattgatttacaaagatttttttttataaaaatctagtataaaaattaaatgaaataaaataacgataaatgaaattaaaaaataaaataaattaagaaatggataaattattaaaaaaataaaagtaaaaagattaataattaaattagataaaaataactCATGAAATACAATGTCAGTgagagaaattgaaaaacaaagtcaactttaaaaaatattaaaagcaaaaacaaaatagaaataaaaattaaatgaaataaaataaaaaaaaatgaaattaaaaaataaaataaatcaagaaatgaataatttttttaaaaaaaaatatataattaaaaagattatgatcaagttagataaaaaaaaaaactcatgaaataCAATGCcaatgaatgaaattgaaaaacaaggtcaacttcaaaaaatattaaaaacgtaaacaaaacaataataaaaaaaataagagtcaaaattgatataaatacaAACCGATAAGATatatttagagggtgtttgagaTTGAGTTTCAACATgtctttcattaaaatttaattttttttctttaaattatttttaaaaaaaaatatcaaattgttcTTCAATCagttgataattaaaaaaaaattagaatacaaaaaaaaaatagaacctagttcaaaatgtttttaatgataattcaatcattttatcatactttaaatggtgaaaattaaaaaaaatctagatattagtttaagatttttttatttctaagtgTAATTCAATCATTATGCTATAAaggtataaaaaaatcaacatgatctcaatcaattcaacaataactaatgaatcatgaaaaagaaattgtattATCCTTAACTGTCATTGATTTGTATTGAGAACAACATAAACATA includes:
- the LOC118032672 gene encoding protein cornichon homolog 1; the protein is MILNLIFWILCLLINFGLLAIVFYALLCLTDLEVDQMDPFVATANINRWILPEFALQAVLSLLLLLTGHWILFLLAVPLTCYHAVLFIRRQHLIDVTEVFRNLNTDKKRRMIKLGVYMIFFTIFIFRVVLFAVNHILNDDDDDIDSF